A portion of the Flavobacterium magnum genome contains these proteins:
- the tatA gene encoding twin-arginine translocase TatA/TatE family subunit, with protein sequence MNTLYFFLGEITPMKVILVLAIVLLLFGGKKIPELMRGLGSGVKEFKNASKGEEEAPAVRREDEKI encoded by the coding sequence ATGAATACACTATATTTTTTTCTTGGAGAAATCACTCCCATGAAAGTTATTCTGGTTCTCGCGATCGTGTTGTTGCTCTTCGGAGGTAAGAAAATCCCGGAACTCATGAGAGGCCTCGGAAGCGGCGTCAAAGAATTCAAAAATGCCTCCAAAGGTGAAGAAGAAGCCCCTGCGGTGCGCAGGGAGGATGAAAAGATTTAA
- a CDS encoding carboxypeptidase-like regulatory domain-containing protein, whose amino-acid sequence MKNLRTVYWYFLMLFLNFSAFGQIRGVVKDSISGQPVPYVNIWIENGNIGATSEEDGSFAITATRADKLVFSAVGYKSKKVAAANIAMVKMQELVQQLDEVRISVKTPEATRTIEIGGSKQIAHTYISGATPWIYAKFFPSDSLYSDTPFIKNAIVFTKSNIRNATFKLRIFSVNDEGFPGNDMIDEDIIVTVKKGSEKNTIDLTKFHLTMPDNGIFIGYEWMIIEKNKYVMKYKTLEGKMEQFDTYAPVIVCNPVDAANTFHFIGGKWYKRQSSKSRTNDDGKITEPAINLTLTN is encoded by the coding sequence TTGAAAAACTTAAGAACTGTCTACTGGTATTTTCTGATGCTTTTCCTAAACTTTTCAGCGTTCGGTCAAATCCGGGGCGTCGTAAAAGACAGTATTTCGGGGCAACCGGTACCTTATGTAAACATCTGGATCGAAAACGGAAACATCGGGGCGACTTCGGAAGAAGACGGCAGTTTTGCGATTACCGCGACACGCGCCGATAAACTTGTTTTTTCTGCGGTGGGATACAAATCAAAAAAGGTTGCAGCCGCGAACATTGCAATGGTTAAAATGCAGGAATTGGTGCAGCAACTCGATGAGGTCCGCATTTCGGTTAAAACCCCCGAAGCCACCAGGACAATTGAGATTGGCGGATCGAAACAAATAGCCCATACTTATATATCCGGTGCGACACCGTGGATCTATGCCAAATTTTTTCCTTCAGACAGTTTGTACTCAGATACACCATTTATCAAAAATGCTATTGTATTTACAAAAAGCAATATCAGGAACGCCACATTCAAATTGAGGATATTTTCAGTGAACGATGAAGGATTTCCGGGGAATGACATGATTGATGAGGATATCATCGTCACTGTAAAAAAAGGCTCAGAGAAAAACACAATCGATCTTACGAAATTCCACCTCACTATGCCGGATAATGGAATTTTCATCGGCTATGAATGGATGATAATAGAAAAGAATAAATATGTTATGAAGTATAAGACGCTCGAGGGCAAAATGGAACAATTTGACACCTACGCTCCGGTTATCGTCTGCAATCCGGTCGACGCAGCAAACACATTCCATTTCATAGGAGGCAAATGGTATAAAAGGCAGTCTTCTAAATCCCGAACTAACGATGACGGAAAAATCACGGAACCCGCGATAAATCTTACACTAACCAACTAA
- the rnr gene encoding ribonuclease R: MSQKPRKFGKKEKDFSGKILKILAAHANKGFNYKQIAAILDVDDTKSRNEIIKDLKILASQQKIIESEPGKYLVKAISKDYYEGTIDMTSRKTAYFICKDEFAEDVFIPTNNLNRALDGDTVKVYVYNRRKGKRPEGEVIEVVSRKKTEFVGVIDIQKNFAFVSTANAKMYTDIFIPKDKIGDAEQGDVVIARIEDWPKKADSPFGSIIKILGKPGEHDTEIHAILAEYGLPYDFPVEVEVFAQKLDTEIHTEEIARRRDMRDTLTFTIDPKDAKDFDDALSFKKLDNGNYEIGIHIADVSYYLQEGTILDDEAYQRGTSVYLVDRVVPMLPEVLSNFACSLRPHEEKYTFSAIFEINQKAQVVNQWFGRTVIYSDQRFAYEEAQYIIETKDKTIPADISLTGQAYRVPDAIAEATLKLDELAKILRSKRMADGAISFDKVEVKFNLNENDEPIGVYFKQSKDSNHLIEEFMLLANRKVAEFIGKQNKTFVYRIHDEPNEDKLIGLQGIISKFGYSINFKSKKDISKSLNELLVNVNGKKEQNLVDTLTIRSMSKAKYSTDNIGHYGLAFDYYSHFTSPIRRYPDVMVHRLLQFYLDGGKSVDAEVYEEKCVHASSMESLATSAERDSIKYMQVKYMQDHQDQEFLGVISGVTEWGIYVEIVENKCEGMCRIREIRDDYYTFDEKQYALVGEVSKRLLQLGDEVFVKVKNADLVKKQLDFHFIRRNE, translated from the coding sequence ATGAGTCAAAAGCCAAGAAAATTTGGAAAAAAAGAGAAAGACTTCTCCGGAAAAATATTAAAAATCCTTGCAGCCCACGCCAATAAAGGATTCAACTATAAGCAGATTGCTGCCATCCTGGATGTAGACGACACCAAAAGCCGAAATGAAATTATCAAGGACCTGAAAATCCTTGCCTCACAGCAAAAAATCATTGAATCAGAGCCGGGGAAATACCTTGTAAAGGCCATCAGTAAAGATTATTACGAGGGTACTATCGACATGACCAGCCGCAAGACGGCTTATTTTATTTGTAAAGATGAGTTTGCGGAAGATGTCTTTATTCCGACCAATAACCTGAATCGCGCCCTTGACGGCGATACGGTTAAAGTATATGTGTACAACCGTCGTAAAGGGAAGCGTCCTGAAGGTGAAGTGATTGAAGTCGTCTCACGCAAGAAAACGGAATTTGTCGGGGTGATCGACATCCAGAAGAATTTTGCGTTTGTATCGACCGCCAATGCGAAGATGTATACCGATATTTTCATCCCAAAAGATAAGATTGGCGATGCGGAACAGGGAGACGTCGTCATTGCCCGAATAGAGGATTGGCCGAAAAAAGCCGACAGCCCGTTTGGATCCATCATCAAAATCCTTGGAAAGCCAGGCGAGCACGACACCGAAATCCACGCCATTTTAGCCGAATACGGACTGCCATACGATTTTCCTGTAGAAGTGGAAGTGTTTGCACAAAAGCTTGACACTGAAATCCACACTGAGGAAATTGCCAGGCGCCGCGACATGCGCGATACGCTCACCTTTACGATTGATCCTAAAGATGCGAAAGATTTCGACGATGCATTGTCGTTTAAAAAATTAGACAACGGCAATTATGAGATCGGAATCCACATTGCCGACGTATCTTATTATCTGCAGGAAGGAACGATCCTCGATGATGAGGCTTACCAGCGCGGAACGTCAGTATACCTTGTCGACCGCGTGGTTCCAATGCTTCCCGAAGTGCTGTCGAATTTTGCGTGTTCGCTGCGTCCGCATGAGGAAAAGTATACGTTTTCAGCGATTTTTGAAATCAACCAGAAAGCGCAGGTCGTCAATCAATGGTTCGGACGCACGGTTATTTATTCAGACCAGCGGTTTGCGTACGAAGAAGCGCAGTACATCATTGAAACAAAGGACAAGACCATCCCGGCAGATATTTCATTGACCGGCCAGGCGTACAGGGTGCCGGACGCCATTGCTGAAGCGACCCTGAAACTGGATGAACTCGCTAAGATCCTGCGCAGCAAAAGGATGGCAGACGGCGCAATCTCATTCGATAAGGTGGAGGTTAAATTCAACCTGAATGAAAATGATGAACCCATCGGCGTTTATTTTAAGCAAAGCAAGGATTCAAACCACCTTATCGAAGAGTTCATGTTGCTGGCAAACCGCAAGGTGGCTGAGTTTATAGGCAAACAAAACAAGACTTTTGTTTACCGTATCCACGATGAGCCCAATGAAGACAAGCTGATCGGCTTACAGGGGATCATATCAAAATTCGGTTACAGCATCAATTTTAAATCGAAAAAGGACATCTCAAAATCACTCAATGAATTGCTGGTTAACGTAAACGGTAAAAAGGAACAGAACCTGGTCGATACCCTTACGATCCGAAGCATGAGCAAAGCCAAATATTCTACGGATAACATCGGGCATTATGGTCTGGCATTCGATTACTACTCGCACTTTACCTCGCCCATACGCCGTTATCCTGATGTGATGGTTCACCGGCTGCTCCAGTTTTATCTCGACGGCGGTAAATCAGTAGACGCAGAAGTGTATGAGGAAAAATGCGTGCACGCCTCCAGTATGGAATCCCTGGCTACCAGTGCTGAGCGGGACAGCATCAAGTACATGCAGGTCAAGTATATGCAGGACCATCAGGATCAGGAGTTCCTGGGTGTAATATCCGGTGTGACTGAGTGGGGAATTTATGTAGAAATCGTTGAAAACAAATGTGAGGGTATGTGCCGCATCCGTGAGATCCGGGACGACTATTACACGTTTGACGAAAAGCAGTATGCCCTCGTTGGGGAAGTGTCAAAGAGGCTGCTCCAACTGGGAGACGAAGTTTTCGTGAAGGTAAAGAATGCGGACTTGGTCAAAAAGCAGCTTGATTTCCACTTCATCAGGCGCAACGAATAA
- a CDS encoding cation diffusion facilitator family transporter — protein sequence MAHDHHHHSHNGDKNLSVSIVLNIGITVAQIVGGIISGSLSLISDALHNFSDVISLFLSLAAHRLAKRKASAMRTFGFKRAELLAAFINASTLVIVAFYLIYESVVRFSEPVVIESGLVIWMSLIGILFNGFSAVLIREEARQSINMKSAYLHLFTDMMASVAVLAGGLLMKYYQIFWVDSVITFAIAVYLIIMGFGLLKSSTKMLMLFTPENLNIDAIAESVHKVTGENKLYHIHLWHLNDNELHFEAHLDCTQDMSVSQFNALADEIEELLRHEFNITHCTIQPEFEKACQKDFIVEE from the coding sequence ATGGCACACGATCACCACCACCACTCCCACAACGGCGACAAAAACCTGTCGGTTTCGATTGTGCTGAATATCGGGATTACGGTGGCACAGATTGTCGGAGGGATAATTTCAGGAAGTTTGTCCTTGATTTCGGATGCATTGCACAATTTCAGTGATGTCATTTCATTGTTTTTAAGCCTTGCTGCACACCGACTGGCCAAGCGCAAAGCCAGCGCGATGCGCACTTTCGGGTTCAAGCGTGCCGAACTACTGGCTGCGTTCATCAATGCCTCAACGCTGGTCATCGTGGCGTTTTACCTAATTTATGAATCGGTTGTCCGGTTTTCGGAACCAGTCGTGATTGAATCCGGGCTCGTGATCTGGATGTCATTGATCGGCATCTTATTCAACGGATTTTCAGCAGTCCTGATCCGCGAAGAAGCCAGGCAAAGCATCAATATGAAATCGGCTTACCTGCACCTTTTTACAGACATGATGGCATCCGTAGCCGTCCTGGCGGGTGGTTTGCTGATGAAATATTACCAGATATTCTGGGTTGACAGCGTGATCACCTTTGCCATTGCGGTGTACCTGATCATCATGGGTTTCGGTTTACTGAAATCATCCACAAAAATGCTGATGCTTTTCACGCCTGAGAACCTGAATATTGATGCGATAGCCGAAAGCGTGCATAAAGTTACCGGTGAAAATAAGCTTTATCACATCCACCTTTGGCATTTGAACGATAACGAACTGCATTTCGAGGCGCATCTTGACTGTACTCAGGACATGTCGGTGTCTCAGTTCAACGCGCTTGCCGATGAGATCGAGGAGCTGCTTCGCCATGAATTCAACATCACCCATTGCACGATCCAGCCGGAATTTGAAAAGGCCTGCCAGAAAGATTTCATTGTAGAGGAATAA
- a CDS encoding Tex family protein, whose product MTAVQFIQNQVSTAPKNIENTLKLLAEDCTIPFISRYRKDQTGNLDEVIVEQIAKLNAFYQAIIKRKEAILKSVEEQNALTPEFRQKIDQSFDLQELEDFYLPYKKKKKTRADVARENGLEPLAKIIMAQGNDDVDFISTRFLNKNVKNEDEALQGARDIIAEWVNENIYVRKQLRRLYQRTALIETKVSKSKKDDEAAQKFSQYFDWSESLTKAAPHRLLAMLRAESEGFVKLKIDTDQDEAFNLVSQIIIKKNNDTTPHIELAIEDSLKRLLAPAISNEALQEAKAKADANSIQVFAANLSQLLLAPPLGEKRILAIDPGYRSGCKIVCLDEKGDLLYNETIYPHAPQNESAIAMKKVKSMVNAYKIEAIAIGNGTASRETEFFVKKIPFDKPVQVFVVSEAGASVYSASKIAREEFPSYDVTVRGSVSIGRRLSDPLAELVKIDPKAIGVGQYQHDVDQGKLKEELDTVVVRCVNSVGININTASKHLLSYVSGIGEKLAENIVQYRSENGPFEDRKQLKKVPRLGDKAFQQGAAFIRISNAKNPLDNSAVHPEAYPIVEKMARDLKISVNELIANKEKTALIAPEKYVTPEIGLLGLKDIIRELEKPGLDPRKSAKVFEFDNNVRTISDLKNGMVLPGIVNNITNFGCFVDIGIKESGLVHISQLKQGFVSDVNDVVKLHQHVQVKVTDVDEVRKRVQLTMVI is encoded by the coding sequence ATGACCGCTGTCCAATTCATACAAAATCAGGTAAGTACCGCACCTAAAAACATTGAAAACACCTTAAAACTTTTAGCCGAAGACTGTACGATCCCTTTCATTTCGCGCTATCGGAAGGACCAGACCGGAAATTTGGATGAGGTCATCGTGGAGCAGATAGCGAAACTGAATGCGTTTTACCAGGCCATCATCAAACGAAAGGAAGCCATCCTGAAATCAGTGGAAGAACAAAACGCGCTGACACCGGAGTTCAGGCAGAAAATCGATCAGAGCTTTGACCTTCAGGAACTCGAGGATTTTTACCTTCCGTATAAAAAGAAGAAAAAAACCAGGGCAGACGTTGCCCGGGAAAATGGTCTTGAACCTTTAGCCAAAATCATTATGGCACAGGGAAATGATGATGTCGATTTTATTTCGACCCGTTTCCTGAACAAAAATGTCAAAAACGAAGACGAGGCTTTGCAGGGCGCACGTGATATTATCGCTGAATGGGTCAACGAAAATATTTACGTCCGAAAGCAGCTGCGCCGTTTGTACCAAAGAACCGCGTTGATCGAGACCAAGGTGTCAAAATCAAAAAAAGACGACGAGGCCGCACAGAAGTTCAGCCAGTATTTTGACTGGTCGGAAAGTCTCACGAAAGCCGCGCCACACCGGCTTCTGGCGATGCTGCGTGCGGAAAGCGAGGGATTTGTGAAACTTAAGATTGATACCGATCAGGACGAAGCGTTCAATCTGGTCAGCCAGATCATCATCAAAAAAAATAACGATACCACACCACATATCGAACTCGCGATTGAAGACAGTTTGAAACGACTGTTGGCGCCGGCGATTTCGAATGAGGCATTACAGGAAGCCAAAGCCAAAGCAGATGCCAATTCCATACAGGTTTTCGCAGCAAATTTGAGTCAGTTGCTGTTGGCACCGCCTTTGGGAGAAAAGCGAATCCTCGCGATTGATCCGGGTTACCGCAGCGGCTGTAAAATTGTCTGCCTTGATGAAAAAGGCGATTTGCTGTATAACGAAACGATTTATCCGCACGCACCCCAAAACGAGAGCGCAATTGCGATGAAGAAAGTAAAATCGATGGTCAATGCCTACAAAATTGAAGCCATTGCGATTGGAAACGGGACGGCTTCAAGAGAAACGGAATTTTTTGTCAAGAAAATCCCGTTCGACAAGCCGGTACAGGTTTTTGTGGTGAGTGAAGCCGGCGCCTCGGTGTATTCGGCTTCGAAGATTGCGAGAGAGGAATTTCCGTCGTATGATGTGACGGTCCGTGGCTCGGTTTCTATTGGAAGAAGATTGTCAGATCCATTGGCGGAATTGGTAAAAATTGACCCGAAAGCCATAGGCGTGGGCCAATACCAGCATGATGTCGATCAGGGAAAGCTGAAGGAGGAGCTCGATACTGTGGTCGTGCGCTGCGTGAATTCCGTCGGTATCAATATCAATACGGCGAGCAAGCATTTATTGTCGTATGTAAGCGGAATCGGGGAGAAGCTGGCGGAAAATATCGTGCAATACCGTTCTGAAAACGGGCCATTTGAAGACCGGAAACAATTGAAGAAAGTACCGCGTCTGGGAGACAAGGCTTTCCAGCAGGGTGCGGCTTTTATCCGGATTTCGAATGCCAAAAACCCGCTGGACAATTCGGCGGTGCATCCGGAAGCCTATCCGATTGTGGAGAAAATGGCCAGGGACCTGAAAATATCCGTAAATGAGCTGATTGCCAATAAGGAAAAAACAGCATTGATTGCGCCTGAAAAATATGTAACCCCTGAAATCGGTTTACTCGGATTGAAAGACATCATCCGTGAATTGGAAAAACCGGGACTGGACCCGCGGAAATCGGCCAAAGTTTTTGAATTTGACAACAATGTCAGGACAATTTCCGATTTAAAGAACGGCATGGTTTTGCCGGGGATTGTGAATAACATTACAAATTTCGGCTGTTTTGTTGATATTGGGATTAAGGAAAGCGGGTTGGTGCACATTTCTCAACTCAAACAGGGGTTTGTATCCGATGTGAATGACGTCGTGAAGCTGCATCAGCATGTACAGGTTAAGGTCACCGATGTGGATGAGGTCAGGAAACGCGTGCAGTTGACTATGGTGATATAA
- the rpiB gene encoding ribose 5-phosphate isomerase B, whose translation MKISIGNDHAGPEYKKAILEMLESKGHHVTNHGTDTSDSVDYPDFGHPVAADVESGKSEFGIVICGSGNGINMTVNKHQGIRAALCWTKEISALARQHNNANIISIPARFTSIAQAVEMVDTFLNTAFEGGRHANRVDKIACS comes from the coding sequence ATGAAAATCTCAATCGGAAACGACCACGCCGGCCCGGAATACAAAAAAGCCATACTCGAAATGCTTGAGTCGAAAGGTCATCACGTAACTAATCATGGTACAGATACCTCAGACAGTGTGGACTATCCCGACTTCGGGCATCCCGTCGCTGCAGATGTGGAAAGCGGGAAATCTGAATTCGGCATCGTTATCTGCGGCAGCGGAAACGGGATCAACATGACCGTCAACAAACACCAGGGCATCCGGGCAGCATTGTGCTGGACCAAGGAAATTTCGGCGCTGGCGCGCCAGCACAACAATGCGAACATCATCAGTATCCCGGCGCGTTTCACCTCGATTGCGCAGGCCGTCGAAATGGTAGATACTTTCCTGAACACGGCTTTTGAAGGCGGTCGTCATGCCAACCGTGTCGATAAGATAGCCTGCAGCTAG
- a CDS encoding GH3 auxin-responsive promoter family protein, which translates to MASIKAIAAKIFAAQVFRKTQKWAQNPVVSQQKVFASLISDAKNTRFGKDHQFGQIKTHQDFVKNVPIRDYEELRPYVDEVVNGEPDVLWPGKPLYFAKTSGTTSGAKYIPLTRASMPFHIQAARDAILHYIHETGNAGFVDGKMIFLQGSPELEEKNGVSLGRLSGIVAHYVPKYLQKNRLPSWETNCIDDWETKVDAIVAETLRENMTVISGIPSWVQMYFEKLNQKTGKPVGELFPNFNLFIYGGVNFEPYRARFENLIGRKVDSIELFPASEGFFAYQDSQKEKGMLLLLDAGIFYEFVKSDAFFTENPRRYTIGEVELGVNYVLIISTNAGLWAYNIGDTVQFTSLKPYRVVVSGRIKHYISAFGEHVIGKEVESALQEAMESTEIRVNEFTVAPQINPISGLPYHEWFIEFENEPADMDALAQKVDNAMRKQNTYYDDLISGNVLRTLVITKVPKNGFQEYMKSIGKLGGQNKIPRLSNDRTIAEALGNLKI; encoded by the coding sequence ATGGCATCCATCAAGGCAATCGCCGCAAAGATTTTCGCTGCACAGGTTTTCAGGAAAACGCAAAAATGGGCGCAAAATCCTGTCGTGTCACAACAGAAGGTCTTCGCATCGCTGATCTCAGACGCAAAAAATACCCGATTCGGGAAAGACCATCAATTTGGGCAGATTAAAACGCATCAGGACTTTGTAAAGAACGTCCCGATACGTGATTACGAAGAGCTCAGGCCGTATGTTGACGAAGTGGTCAATGGTGAACCGGATGTGCTTTGGCCCGGCAAGCCGCTGTATTTCGCCAAGACTTCCGGAACCACGTCGGGCGCAAAATACATTCCGCTGACCAGGGCGTCTATGCCGTTCCATATTCAGGCGGCACGGGATGCGATCCTGCATTACATCCATGAAACCGGAAATGCCGGGTTTGTAGACGGTAAAATGATCTTCCTGCAGGGCAGTCCGGAACTGGAAGAAAAAAACGGCGTGAGCTTGGGAAGATTGTCGGGGATTGTTGCGCATTATGTCCCTAAATACCTTCAGAAAAACAGGCTTCCGTCATGGGAAACCAACTGTATTGACGACTGGGAAACCAAGGTCGATGCCATCGTAGCAGAAACCCTGCGCGAAAACATGACCGTTATTTCCGGTATCCCGTCGTGGGTACAGATGTACTTTGAGAAACTGAACCAAAAAACAGGAAAGCCCGTCGGCGAACTGTTCCCAAATTTCAACCTGTTCATTTACGGCGGTGTCAATTTTGAACCGTACCGCGCCAGGTTTGAAAACCTGATTGGCAGGAAAGTCGACAGTATCGAGCTATTTCCGGCTTCGGAGGGATTTTTTGCCTACCAGGATTCCCAAAAGGAAAAAGGCATGTTGCTGTTGCTGGATGCCGGGATTTTCTATGAATTTGTAAAATCGGATGCATTTTTTACCGAAAATCCCAGGCGTTATACCATTGGCGAAGTGGAGTTGGGTGTGAATTACGTGCTGATTATCTCTACCAATGCGGGTCTTTGGGCCTATAATATCGGTGATACCGTACAGTTTACCTCTTTGAAGCCTTACCGTGTCGTAGTGTCGGGTCGCATCAAACATTACATTTCTGCGTTCGGGGAGCATGTAATCGGCAAAGAAGTGGAAAGCGCATTGCAGGAAGCCATGGAAAGTACCGAAATACGCGTCAATGAATTTACTGTAGCGCCACAAATCAATCCGATAAGCGGCTTACCCTATCATGAATGGTTCATTGAGTTTGAAAATGAACCGGCGGATATGGATGCTTTAGCCCAAAAAGTTGACAATGCCATGCGGAAGCAAAATACCTATTATGACGACCTGATTTCAGGAAATGTATTGCGAACGCTTGTCATTACCAAAGTGCCGAAAAATGGTTTTCAGGAATATATGAAGTCCATCGGGAAATTGGGCGGGCAGAATAAGATCCCGCGCCTGTCGAACGACCGGACGATTGCAGAGGCATTGGGAAATTTAAAAATTTAA
- a CDS encoding M23 family metallopeptidase translates to MSKKRLKRQRIKNKLFTKNRLVILNEDTFEEIFSLRLTLMNVFVVATVGAVLIIFVTTYIIAFTPLREYIPGYASSKLKKDATELALKSDSLTNALRKNEAYISSIRKILTGDVDYARLNKDSITAAETVDVSKLDMEPGGEDLKLRREVAQEDKYNLFEQASSKAGAVLFSPVKGIVTEPYSVRNRHYAVDIALAKNTPIKSVASGSVIFADWTPTNGNVILLRHNDGLISVYKHCESLTAEQGDKVKTGEVIAIAGSSGEQSTGIHLHFELWKDGYPIDPSQFIAFE, encoded by the coding sequence ATGTCCAAAAAAAGACTCAAAAGACAGCGGATCAAAAACAAACTGTTTACCAAAAACAGGCTGGTAATCCTCAACGAGGACACCTTTGAGGAAATCTTCTCCCTGAGGCTTACGCTGATGAATGTCTTTGTGGTGGCGACGGTGGGCGCGGTACTGATTATTTTTGTAACCACTTACATCATCGCGTTTACGCCTTTGCGTGAGTACATTCCAGGCTATGCATCGTCCAAACTTAAAAAAGATGCGACCGAACTCGCGCTTAAATCCGACTCACTGACCAACGCGCTCAGGAAGAATGAGGCATACATTTCCTCCATCAGGAAAATCCTTACCGGCGATGTCGATTATGCCCGTCTCAATAAGGATTCAATTACGGCGGCAGAGACGGTCGACGTTTCCAAACTTGATATGGAGCCCGGGGGGGAAGACCTCAAATTGCGGAGGGAGGTCGCACAGGAAGACAAATACAATTTATTTGAACAGGCTTCGTCCAAGGCCGGCGCCGTGCTGTTCTCCCCGGTCAAGGGCATAGTAACCGAACCGTACAGCGTCAGGAACAGGCATTACGCGGTCGACATTGCGTTGGCGAAAAACACCCCGATCAAGTCGGTTGCATCGGGCTCAGTGATTTTTGCCGATTGGACGCCTACAAACGGTAATGTGATCCTATTGCGCCACAACGACGGACTGATCTCGGTTTACAAGCATTGTGAGTCGCTCACCGCCGAACAGGGCGACAAGGTAAAAACCGGCGAAGTCATCGCCATTGCAGGTTCGAGCGGCGAGCAGTCAACCGGAATTCACCTACATTTTGAATTGTGGAAAGACGGCTACCCGATTGATCCTTCACAGTTTATAGCATTTGAATAA
- a CDS encoding head GIN domain-containing protein, whose translation MKTSVVILMAFFANIAAAQIDKTLGDFNEVKVFDRINVELVPSSENRIEISGQRSEEVEIVNKNGLLKIRMKFGKLLEGDDVMAKLYFTKIQSVDASEGAYIGSDATFRQTAFEVTAKEGAEINLALDVAKAKIKSVTGGIVKIRGKAQNQEASLGTGGILEAQDLQTVQTTVSITTGGEADVNASELVDAKVRAGGTITIYGHPKQINRNTMLGGDIVESKQ comes from the coding sequence ATGAAAACATCAGTGGTCATCTTAATGGCATTTTTTGCCAACATTGCCGCGGCGCAGATTGATAAGACACTTGGCGATTTCAATGAGGTCAAAGTCTTTGACAGGATTAACGTGGAGTTGGTACCATCTTCCGAAAATCGGATAGAGATCAGCGGACAGCGCAGCGAAGAGGTCGAAATCGTCAACAAAAACGGGCTATTGAAAATTCGGATGAAATTCGGTAAACTGCTTGAAGGCGATGACGTTATGGCAAAATTGTATTTTACGAAAATCCAGAGCGTAGATGCAAGTGAAGGCGCGTACATCGGCAGTGATGCCACTTTCAGGCAAACTGCTTTCGAGGTTACTGCCAAAGAAGGCGCCGAAATCAACCTGGCACTCGATGTGGCAAAAGCCAAAATCAAATCGGTTACCGGGGGCATCGTGAAGATCCGCGGGAAAGCACAAAACCAGGAAGCGTCGCTCGGCACAGGCGGAATCCTTGAAGCTCAGGACCTGCAAACCGTTCAAACCACTGTGTCCATTACCACGGGCGGCGAAGCGGACGTGAACGCATCGGAACTGGTAGACGCAAAGGTCAGGGCAGGGGGGACGATCACCATTTACGGCCATCCGAAGCAGATCAACAGGAATACGATGCTCGGCGGCGATATCGTCGAATCAAAACAGTGA
- a CDS encoding helix-turn-helix domain-containing protein, protein METIGERILKVRKQKGMSQEQLADLSKINLRTLQRIEKGDNEPRGNTLRQICEVLQINIEELVDYGKINDRKYLIFLHLSVMTGIIIPLGNIILPAILWLNKRDKIFNVDVHGKRILNFQILFTILVNVFLVIAVYGKISHEYQIPSFFYIYYLLILVALLYPIFIASRINKGNNRKFYPNLIRFVK, encoded by the coding sequence ATGGAAACCATTGGAGAGAGAATTTTAAAAGTCAGGAAACAAAAAGGAATGTCACAGGAACAGCTGGCCGATTTGTCAAAAATCAATTTGCGGACATTGCAACGCATTGAGAAAGGTGATAATGAGCCCCGCGGAAATACCTTAAGGCAAATTTGCGAAGTGCTCCAAATCAACATTGAAGAATTGGTCGATTACGGTAAAATCAATGACCGCAAGTATCTTATCTTCCTTCATTTATCAGTGATGACCGGAATTATCATCCCGTTGGGAAATATTATCCTTCCTGCTATTTTGTGGCTCAACAAGCGCGATAAAATTTTTAATGTAGATGTTCACGGAAAAAGGATCCTCAATTTCCAGATTTTGTTTACGATACTTGTCAATGTCTTCCTGGTTATTGCCGTTTACGGTAAGATTTCGCATGAATACCAAATCCCTTCATTTTTTTATATTTATTACCTGTTGATCCTGGTGGCGTTGCTTTACCCGATATTTATTGCGTCGAGAATCAATAAAGGGAATAATAGAAAATTTTACCCGAATCTGATTAGATTTGTGAAATAA